TCCATATCTGATTTCATGTTCACGATATTCAGTTCTTTCACCTTATCATTAACAGCATCATATTTCTTCAGCGCAGCTGTATTTGATTTCTGTTCTGCTTTAAATGTTTGCAGGTTCAATGAATAGGCGTCCTGTTTTTCCAATTTTTTCAGGGTGCTCAGGTTTTCATTCAGCAGTTTAAAAGCAGGGCTTACCGCCATTCTTTTTTCACTGTTTTTCTTGAGTGATTCTGTGTTCACCGGATTTCCCCAGGGAGTAAAGCTGGCGCGTGGAATTTCATCCCATGCCAGTGCATCGCTGTCTTTACGCTCTGCTACTTCATAATAAGGATCTGGCAATACCACATCGGAGGCGACGCCTTTCAGCTGGGTAGAGCCACCGTCTGCACGGTAGAATTTCTGCTGGGTGAGTTTCAGTGCGCCCAGGCTGCCACCATCTTTTACCGGGTAGAAATCATCCAGGTTGAAGAGACGTTGTACGGTGCCTTTACCAAAGGTTTGGGTGCTGCCGATAATCACGGCACGTTTGTAATCCTGCATGGCAGCGGCCATTATTTCAGAGGCTGATGCGCTGTATTCATTTACCATGATGGCCAGCGGACCATCATATTGTACGTTTTTATCACGATCGCGCAGTACCACGGCTTCACCACCTCTGGATCTCACCTGTACTACCGGACCTTCCGGAATGAACAGACCAGCCATCTGCACTACATCCTGGAGTGAACCACCGCCGTTGAAGCGGAGATCGAGGATGATGCCTTCTACCTTTTCTGCTTTCAGTTTGGCTACTTCTTTGGCCACATCGTCCGCACTGCGGGCGCCGTTACGGTCGTTGAAGTCGGCATAAAACTCAGGCAGATAAATGTATCCTATTTTGTGTTGTCCGTTGATGATAGCAGATTTTGCGAAGGTTTCTTCCGTAACAATTTCATCGCGGACAATCGTAATTTCTTTGATCGTACCATCCACACTTTTAACAGTCAGTTTTACCGGCGTACCTTTTTTACCGCGGATCAGTTTCACCGCATCTTCCACAGGGTATCCCGTGATGTCTACCGATTCATTATTGCCTTGTGCTACTTTCTGAATAACATCATTCGCTTTCAGTTTGCCCTGCTTCCAGCTAGGGCTACCGGTTACGATGCTTACCACCCTGATCTTATCCCCTTCTTCTTTCAGCTGTGCACCGATACCAAAAAATTTACCGGCCATCTGTTCTTCAAACGCACGTTTTTCATCAGGCGGGAAGTAGTCAGTATGCGGGTCCATCGTGCTGGTGATCGCATTTACATACAAGTTGAAACGGTCGTTATCATTTTGCCTGTTTTTCAAACGTTCAAAATAACGATCGTACAGTTGTTTAACTTTCGCGCGTGCATCTACTTCCAGCTCCGCATCTGTTTTTGCTTTTACACTGTCTTTCCCTTTATCTTTTTCCCGCATTTCCTGGAGGTCTGTCAACTTTTCAAGTGTACGGTATTTCAACACTTTACGCCAGGCTTCTTTCCGTGCATTTTCATCAGCAGGGAAATCTATTTTATCCGGATCAAGTGTTATTTTTTCATCTACTGTAAAATCAAAGGGTTTGGACAGCACTTCGGGATAGATAGCCGCTGCTTCTGCCACTCTTTGTTTTATCAGGGTATTAATAGTGCGGAAACAATCCAGCGGTGCGCCTTTCAGCTCTTCATCGATATGGGTTGTTAACGGTTGCAGTTTGTCGATGTCTGTTTTCAGGAAAAATTTCTTTTCCACATCCAGGCTACGCAAATATTTATTAAAAACCTGTTGGGAGAAGGCGTCGTCAATGGGTTTGGGTTGATAATGCCCTTCTTTCAGCATTTGACCCACCAGGTTCATGATCACCTCATAACGACCAGGAGGATCGTCGTTATGCCCCAGCTTATTAAAAGCTAACACGCCTGCGGAGATGCTGAGTAGCAAAACCGGTATAATCACTTTCAGTCTCATATGTATCTCAATTGAACGTAAATTTTGTGTGGTTACGTTGTGTAATCAAATATAAAATAAAATCGTCCGTCGCTGACTCAATTTATGTCCTTTTAACAAAAAATTGGGCCAAACGGGTGCTGGGCTTGATGGGCCGTGATTTTCCCCATTTTATTCTTTCACCAGTTTATACACTGCGCCTTTGAATCCTGCGCTGGTAGAAGAGCTGGTCAGCATATAGAGTTCACCCTGTTCATCTTCTCCCCAGCTGAGAATGTATAGCTGATCGGCGGGACGGCCGGAGAGCTGCAGTTCTGCACGCTCCCATTTCCTGCCATCAGGCGCCAGTACAAAGGACTTCCCGTTGTAATCCCCGAAAACATACAATCCTTTGAGAGAGGGGATGGCATTCCCACGATATACATACCCACCGGTGATACTAATCCCCAGATCGTGGCTGTATTCGTGGATGGGTGCAATCAGTTTGCTTTTATCCGCCCCTGCGGGAACATTGTAATCATGATAACCTTCCATGATGCGCCAGCCATAATTACCCCCTTTGGTGATAATATCCACTTCTTCATACTGATTCTGTCCTACGTCTCCGGCAAATAGCCTGCCGGTACCACGATCAAAGGAGAAACGCCATGGATTGCGCAGGCCATAGGCCCATATTTCCGGTTTTGCGCCGACTGTCTTTACAAAAGGGTTGTCGGCAGGCACTTTGTAAGGCACACCGTTTACATCGATACGGAGAATCTTCCCCAGTACAACGCCCAGGTCCTGGCCGTTGCCGGTAGTGCCGTGTTTGTCGCCACCGCCGCCGCCATCGCCCAAACCAATGTATAAATACCCATCCGGACCGAATGCCAGCTGACCGCCATTATGATTGGATTGCGGCTCATCGATTTCCATCAACACCCTTTTGGTGGCCGGATCTGCGATATCCGGATTGGATGCCGATGCAGTAAATTCCACTAATTTGCTCTTATGATTCAACCCCTTTACCGGCTTTTCCAGCGGGGAACTGTAATACACATAAAATTTATGGTTCTTTTTAAAATCGGGATGGAAGGCCATGCCCAGCAACCCTCTTTCATCATATCCGGGGTTCACGGCTATCATATCGCTGCTCACATCCAGAAAGGGCTGGCTCAACAGGCTGCCTTTCTTTACTATCCATACTTTCCCTTCTTTCTGACAGATAAATAATCTTCCTGAACCATCGTGTGGTACGGACATATTTACAGGAGATATAAATTTGTCTGTTACCAGCTCCAGCCTTGCTTTCCGGGCAGGCGGATCATTGCCTTCCCCGCCTGGATCTGCCATACAGACAACAGGCCCGAACATGAGGGGCAACAGCACCCGGTATAACAATCCTTGTATGCTCATAATCATGCGGAATTTTGCACAATAAAAGTATAGTTTAAAATGCAAAACTGCTAGTACCCGGCGGGCGGGTTTGTCTTTTTATATACATCTTTTTACCTTTTTCATAACTTTAGTAAAAAATACATCAGCTTGGACAATACGGTATCTCCTAAAAACGATCCTTACGCTTCGCTTCGTTTTCCCGAATTCAATTACTATCTCGTTATCCGCTTTGCACTTGTGTTTGCGCTTACCATGCAGTTTGCCATTATAGAGTGGAAAGTGTATGAATTGTCTAAAGATCCTTTTTCGCTGGGGCTGATCGGGTTGTCTGAAGTGATCCCTGCGGTGCTGCTTGCTCCTTTTGCCGGTCACCTGGTGGATAAGCGGGAAAAGCGGGGTATGTTGCTGAAATGTGTGATCGCCTATATTTTTATTAGCACGGGGTTGTTCCTTCTTACCTGGGACCGCGCCGTAGCAGGCATCTCCAGGCATTGGGTATTAAACCTGATCTACCTGCTGGTGTTTATGGGTGGTACCATCCGTGCATTTACCAGTCCTTCTACCTTCACTTTATTATCGTTGCTGGTGCCGCGGCAGTTGTATGCCAATGCTTCCACCTGGAGCAGCTCTGCGTGGCAGGTAGGCGGTGTGCTGGGCCCTGCACTGGGCGGCTTTTGCATTTACCTGTTTGGGGTACACTGGTCTATGTTGCTGGTGGTAGCGATCTTTCTGGCGCCTTTGTTCAGTTTATTACAGATAAAACCCAAGCCTGTTTATTACAAATCGCAGGGGGAAAGCTTTTTTGATGGACTTACCAAGGGGATGCGTTTTGTGTGGCATACCAAAGTGGTGTTGGGAGCTATGGCCCTGGATATGTTTGCCGTATTGTTTGGTGGCGCCGTGGCTATGTTGCCGGCATTTGCTACCGATGTATTGCATGTGGGATCGCTGGGGTATGGCTTTTTGCGCTCCGCCCCTGCTGTAGGCGCATTGGTGACGATGTTCATCCTGGCGCACCGCCCGCTGGTAAACAAACCTGGTATCAAGCTGTTGGCGGCCATTTTCGGATTTGGCCTGTGCATTATCCTTTTCGGTATTTCTACCAGCTTCTACCTGTCTATCGCTGCCTTGTTGATCAGTGGTGCCCTGGACGGGGTGAGCGTTATCATCCGGCAAACGATCCTGCAATTAAAAACACCTGACGATATGCGTGGCCGGGTGGCTTCCGTAAGTTCTATGTTTGTAGGCTCCTCTAATGAACTCGGCGCCTTTGAAAGCGGCTTTATGGCGCGCGCTATGGGATTAACGGCATCGGTTGTTTTCGGTGGATGTGTAACGCTTGGTGTAGTGATCACCACTTACATCATATCACCGGCGATGCGAAAGCTGGATTTGAAACCGTGAAATATTTTGGGATTTACAAATTTAGGAATTTAGGAATTTAGGAATTTGAAATGCAGCGGAGATCTGATTTGTTGATTTTGTTTCAAATGTTAATCTCTGCTGCATTTCAAATTCCTAAATTCCTAAATCCCAAAATCCCCAAATTATATTCCCATCTTATCTTTTAATCTTTCCAGTACATAATAGGCAGCAGGACAGATGGTGCTGTTTTCGTAAGTGATATTGGGGCGTTTGAAGAAATCGTAACTATCTGTGTATGGGTAGTTCTGGCAATCGCCGGGGCGGACATCGTAGATACCGCAGGCGTTGTCAGCGCCCAGGAACGGGCAAGGGGTGAATTTTACGACGTAATCGCCGTCGTTGTCCAAACGGAGATAGGTATCTGTAAAATCTCCTTCCTTCATACCGAGGTGTTTGGAGATGCGTTTGATATCGGGTCCTTTGAAGCGGGGGCTGATCGATTTACAGCAGCGGGCGCATTCCAGGCAATCAATTTTACTAAAAGCTTCTTCATGGAGTTCAGGCAACAGTTTTTCTACCCCCTTTCCTCTGCGGGTTTGTAGCTTCTGGAGAAACTGTTTATTGGCCTTTTGTTTGTCTTTGGCCTTCTGTTCCCAGTCTTCTAATATTTTGCTCATTGCCGCAAAGATAATCAATTACTGAATGGACAAAACCATGACATATACAAGTATTGTTTATCCACCAATTATCACTGTTTTCCACCGGCAGGGCTGGTCGTTTGGCGGTTGCTTAAAATCTGCATAGCTTTGCGCATTCTATTTCAAATTACCTGCATACATCATGAATCTTTTTGATATTCAACAAATTGAATTCGTGCACCGTCACATAGGGCCGAATGAAGCTGAGAAAAAACAGATGCTGGAAACCATTGGAACTTCCAGTCTGGATGAGCTGATTAACAAAACTGTACCGGGTGCCATCCGTATGCAGCAGCCGCTGGCAATTCCTGCAGCCATCAGCGAGAGTGATTATCTCCGACAGCTGAAAGCTATTTCCCTGAAAAACAAAGTATTACGCAACTACATCGGCCAGGGGTATTTCGATACGATTACTCCCAGCGTGATCCTGCGTAACGTTTTTGAAAATCCGGGGTGGTATACGCAGTATACGCCATACCAGGCAGAGATTTCGCAAGGCCGGCTGGAAAGCCTGTTGAATTACCAGACCATGGTAAGCGATCTGACAGGTTTACCTATTGCCAACGCTTCCCTGTTGGATGAAGCTACGGCAGCAGCAGAAGCCATGACCATGTTTTTCAATGCGTTGAACAAAGATCATGATCATGTAAGCAGGGCTAAATTCTTTGTAGATAATAACGTATATCCGCAAACGTTAGATGTTATTTATACCCGTGCTACACCGCTTCACATTGAAGTAGTAGTAGGCGATTACAAAACAGCTCAATTTGATACCAGCTACTTTGGTGCGCTGATCCAGTATCCCAACAATATAGGCGCCGTAGAAGATTACCAGGCATTCATTGGCCAGGTACATGCAGCAGGTGCTTACGTTGGTATCGCCACCGATCTGCTGGCGCTGACACTGCTGACAACGCCCGGTGAACTGGGCGCTGACGCCGCATTTGGTTCCGCACAACGTTTCGGTGTACCATTGGGTTATGGCGGTCCGCACGCAGCCTTCTTTGCAGTGAAAGACGATTTCAAACGCGCTATACCCGGCCGTATCATTGGCGTAAGCATCGACGCCCAGGGCGGACGTGCACTACGTATGGCGCTGCAAACACGTGAGCAACATATCAAACGTGAAAAAGCTACTTCCAACATCTGTACTGCACAGGCATTGCTGGCTAACATGGCCGCTATGTATGCCGTGTACCACGGACCGGAAGGACTGAAAAATATTGCGACCCGTGTTTCCCTGCTGACGAAAGCACTGGCAGAAAAACTGCTGGCGAAAGGATTAAAATTATCTGCTGGCAACTTCTTTGACACCATCGTCATAGAAAATGCAGGCGACATAAAAGCTACCGCAGAAGCGGCCGGCATCAACTTCCGCTATTTTGCAAATGGTCAGGTAGGTATATCTCTTGACGAAACCGCTACTATCGGTGACGTGAACGACATCCTCCGGATCTTTGATGCGGGTAAAACAGATGCAGCCGGTATTACCAAGGGCACCACCGGTATTCCTGCAACACTGCAACGTTCCTCCCCATACCTGCTGCACCCGGTGTTTAACACCCACCACAGTGAGTCGCTGATGATGCGTTACCTGAAATCGCTGGAAAATAAAGATCTTTCCCTCAATACTTCCATGATCTCTCTCGGTTCCTGCACCATGAAACTGAATGCAGCTACTGAAATGATTCCTTTAAGCTGGGCACACTGGAGCAAGATGCATCCTTTTGCCCCAAAAAACCAGGTTGGCGGCTATTTACAGATTGCTCAGGAACTGGGTGAATATCTCAGCACGATCACCGGTTTTGATGCCTGCAGTCTGCAACCCAACAGTGGCGCCCAGGGCGAATATGCCGGCCTGCTGGTGATCCGCAAGTTCCATGAAAGCCGCGGAGAAGGACACCGCAACATCATGCTGATCCCTATCAGTGCACACGGCACCAACCCAGCATCCGCCATCATGGCCGGTTGTAAGGTAGTAGTAGTGAAAGCACTGGAAAACGGCTACATAGATGTAGCGGACCTGAAAGCCAAAGCAGCCGCACATGCGGAAAATCTCGCCGGTATCATGATCACTTATCCATCTACCTATGGTGTATATGAAGAAAGTGTGAAAGAGATCTGTGAAACGATCCACGAACATGGCGGACAGGTATACATGGATGGCGCCAATATGAATGCACAGGTAGGCTTAACAGCGCCCGGTCTTATCGGCGCAGATGTATGTCACCTGAACCTGCACAAGACTTTCGCTATTCCGCATGGTGGTGGCGGTCCAGGTGTAGGTCCTATCTGCGTAGCCAAACACCTCGCACCATTCCTTCCCGGTCATGTGGAACTGAATGACGGTAAGCCATCAAACGCCGTATCTGCAGCGCCATTCGGTTCTGCCAGCATCCTGCTGATTTCTTACGCATACATCCGCATGCTTGGTTTCAAAGGCGTAAAACAAGCCTCCGAATTTGCGATCCTCAATGCCAACTACATGAAGGCAAGACTGGAAAAATCGTACGACATTCTTTACAGCGGTGTAAATGGCACCTGTGCGCATGAATTCATTGTGGATCTGCGTCCATTCAAAGCCAGTGCCGGTGTGGAAGCGGAAGATGTAGCCAAACGCCTGATGGACTATGGTTTCCACGCTCCTACAATGAGCTTCCCGGTACCAGGTACCATCATGATTGAACCTACAGAAAGTGAAGATAAAGGTGAGCTGGATCGTTTCTGCGATGCATTGCTCGCTATCCGTGAAGAGATCCGTGCCGCTGAAGAAGGTCGTGTTGACAAACAAAACAACGTACTGAAAAATGCACCACATACCCAATCCGTGATCACTGCTGATGAATGGAACCTTCCTTACGGTCGCCAGGAAGCAGCTTATCCGCTGGCATATGTAAAAGCAAATAAATTCTGGCCTTCTGTGAGCCGTGTGAATAACACCCACGGTGATAGAAATCTCATCTGCACCTGCGAACCGGTAAGCGCATACCAGGATTAGCAGGAATAAAAAAGGATTAATAGGATGGGTGTTTTGTTGTTTATCAATAACAAAACACCCATCCTATTAATCTTTTAAATCTATTTAATCCTGGTCAACAAAACACCCATCCTATTAATCCTTTTTTATTCCTGCTAATCCTGGTCATTCAGTATGGGCTCCAATACTTCCAGCTTGCCATCAATCGGTAGTGTGATATCCAGTCCCAATATTCTTGCTACTAACGGGAACACATGTACGTTTTCAAAAACGGGGATACGCATATGTTTTTTAAAATCGGGTCCCCAGGCCATGAATATAGCATTCATGTCAGTGAAGTTATTATCGTATCCATGATGTCCGGGATGCATTTTTTTGCCTGATGTACGAAAAGCATAACCCGGTGCTGCTAAAAGGATAATATCTCCGATGCGGTTATACACATCTTCCTCTCCATAATGCCATCTTTCCGGTGTTCCTTTTTTCAGGTAAGCAGTATAGTGATTTTCGTGTTTTTTGAAGTAGTCGTAGGCTGCTTTTATGTCCGTTTCGTTGTTGCCGTAAAGCATTATTTTCTCATTGCCGGCCATTACTTTTAAAGGCTTCAGTACAGGCACATCGGGGAGTGACAGTGTTTTAACTGTGTCGGCCTGTGTCATACCATGATCCGATACTACGATGAAGTTGACGGGCAGGTTCAGTTTATTAACGGCTTCCGTCATGCTGCCGATAGCGGCATCTACAAACTGTACGGCGTTACGTACGCTATCGGAATCAGGGCCGTATCTGTGTCCCATATGATCCACTTCCGGGAAGTAGAAGGTAATCAGGTGGGGGCGTTGATCTTCCGGCATGCTGAGCCAGTTCACTACCTGTTGTATGCGTTGATCGATCGCAGTTTTCTCGTGGTATTTAAAATAATAAGAGGGTCGGATATTTTGAATGGCGCTTTCAGAGCCTACCCAGAAGTAGCTGGCGCTGAGCATCTGTTGTTTCTCTGCCAGCACCCATAGCGGCATGCCGGTGTACCAGGTACCATCTTCCACTGCATTCCGGTCGCCTACTTTATATACTGCCTTCCGTTGGCGGTCATAAAAAAGATTATCTACCAGGCCATGATGAGCAGGGTACATGCCGGTAACCATGGAGTAGTGATTTGGAAAAGTAAGCGTAGGAAAGGAAGGTTGCATAGCTGCAGCACGTACGCCTTCGTCCGATAGTTTCAACAGGTTTTCCGCCTGGTATTTTTCCGCGTAGTCATACCTGAATCCATCTATAGAAATCATGATCACATAAGGCTTGGATTGTTGTGTGGCACTGTTTTTCCGTCCTTCTACCACCAGTTGTGCCGTATCCTGTGCATAGTTTGCTGTGCTTGTCAGTAACAGCACTGCAACAAATAAAAAAATCCGTTTCAATATTGTCGTTTTATAATTACAGATGAATGACGGGGATATAACAGCAGGATGGGTTACAATGGACTGCAAATTAGAAAACTATTTTCATTTGTAAGGACTTGCGATAATTATATCTTCATTAAATCTATCGATAATATTTTATCATATATTTTTATTTTATCTCCCAAAACAATCAAAATAACATTTATCAATTAAATTTTTATATATATAATTTTAATTAATTGATTGTTTGTCTTTATATTAGCTTATTGAAAAACCTACTGAACTATGTCCGAATACACCTTTATCACAACTGAGGAGAATTTCCTATTACAGCAAGCGTTAAAAAAGAACAAACAACAATTAACCAAGTTTGTACTGATAGGCTTTGGGTTGTTATTAATTGCTGCCGTGGTCCCACAACTGTATCTATACACACACAACAACCTGGGAGATGCAGACGGGTCCCTGTTTTCCTACCGGAATATCTGGTTCTGGATCTGGCTTATCTGCTTTGTGATTGCACTGATCTTTGCATTGATCAAGGTAACGGATATCCGTTACTGGGCATTGAAAAAAGATCTCGTAAAGTTGCAGAAAGGCATCATACAAGCGCCTATGGAGGCTGTATACCTGGAAAATAACGATACGCAAACCAATATTATGATCCGGGGAGAGCATAAAAGGAAGCGCCTCTTTTACTGGATGAACGGTGTACTGGAAGGATACCGTGCAGGCCAGGAAGTAGAGATTACCTATGCCCGTTATTCCCGCGTAATTATTTCGATCAATAAAAAATAAGCTTTCCCTTTTTTTATCTATAAACAAAAAAATCCTGTACGTTGGCTTGCTAACGTACAGGTATATACGACGAATCAATTATCCACATAGCCGGCCACCAGCAGTAAATGCTTGCGGCCGGTGTTTTTATATCATCCTGTCAATTCTTATATTTGTTATCTAACAAGATGGCTCATGAACATAGAACAATTCCGGGAATATTGTCTTTCCCTCCGCGGTGTTACGGAAGAATTTCCTTTTGGAGAAGAAACCCTTGTATATAAAGTATCCGGAAAGATGTTTGCCCTGAGCGGTCTTGAAACATTTGAAACCATTAACCTGAAATGTGATCCGGAAGAAGCCGTTGAATTACGGGAACGTTATGAAGGCGTAACACCGGGCTATCACATGAACAAAAAACACTGGAACACCGTAGACGTGCATTCCAACATCCCCAACAAGCTGCTGCTTGAGTGGATTAAAAACTCCTATGACCTGGTGGTAGCCAGTTTACCTAAAAAAGAAAGGGAGAAATTAGCGCCCTAACCACTCGCCCAATTCCCCTGCCCCATTCCCCGTTTTTTCACTACTTTAGTTCCAATCTAACTAAATCGTTTTTATGAGAAAATGGCTGCTGCTGGCCTGCGCCGCGCTGTTTATATTCCCGGTTATTACCAAAGCGGTAAACCAGGATTCCCTGTGGATGTATGAACACTACACAAAAAAAGAAGTGTATATCCCTATGCGGGATGGTGTAAAATTGTTCACCTCGGTATATCTGCCTAAAGATCAGTCGGAGAAGCATCCTATACTGATGACGCGCACACCTTACTCCTGCTCACCTTATGGTGAAAACAATTTCCGGCCGCTATACCGCAACCACTACAACCAATACCTGCACGAAGGCTATATCATGGTGATCCAGGATGTGAGAGGTACCTGGATGAGTGAAGGCAAATTTGTAAATGTGCGGCCTTTTAATCCCAATAAAAAAGGTAAAAAAGATATTGACGAAGCAAGCGACACTTATGATACTATCGACTGGCTGGTGAAAAACCTGGCGGGCAACAACGGCCATGTAGGCATATTCGGCATCTCATATCCCGGCTTTTACTCTACCATGGGCGCTTTGAGCGGACATCCGGCGTTGAAGGCGGTAAG
The Chitinophaga sp. MM2321 DNA segment above includes these coding regions:
- a CDS encoding carboxy terminal-processing peptidase produces the protein MRLKVIIPVLLLSISAGVLAFNKLGHNDDPPGRYEVIMNLVGQMLKEGHYQPKPIDDAFSQQVFNKYLRSLDVEKKFFLKTDIDKLQPLTTHIDEELKGAPLDCFRTINTLIKQRVAEAAAIYPEVLSKPFDFTVDEKITLDPDKIDFPADENARKEAWRKVLKYRTLEKLTDLQEMREKDKGKDSVKAKTDAELEVDARAKVKQLYDRYFERLKNRQNDNDRFNLYVNAITSTMDPHTDYFPPDEKRAFEEQMAGKFFGIGAQLKEEGDKIRVVSIVTGSPSWKQGKLKANDVIQKVAQGNNESVDITGYPVEDAVKLIRGKKGTPVKLTVKSVDGTIKEITIVRDEIVTEETFAKSAIINGQHKIGYIYLPEFYADFNDRNGARSADDVAKEVAKLKAEKVEGIILDLRFNGGGSLQDVVQMAGLFIPEGPVVQVRSRGGEAVVLRDRDKNVQYDGPLAIMVNEYSASASEIMAAAMQDYKRAVIIGSTQTFGKGTVQRLFNLDDFYPVKDGGSLGALKLTQQKFYRADGGSTQLKGVASDVVLPDPYYEVAERKDSDALAWDEIPRASFTPWGNPVNTESLKKNSEKRMAVSPAFKLLNENLSTLKKLEKQDAYSLNLQTFKAEQKSNTAALKKYDAVNDKVKELNIVNMKSDMEKLGNDSSKVARNKDWIKIRTKDIYLDEAVNVMNDLIVQSLPKMQRKTQ
- a CDS encoding PQQ-dependent sugar dehydrogenase, producing MSIQGLLYRVLLPLMFGPVVCMADPGGEGNDPPARKARLELVTDKFISPVNMSVPHDGSGRLFICQKEGKVWIVKKGSLLSQPFLDVSSDMIAVNPGYDERGLLGMAFHPDFKKNHKFYVYYSSPLEKPVKGLNHKSKLVEFTASASNPDIADPATKRVLMEIDEPQSNHNGGQLAFGPDGYLYIGLGDGGGGGDKHGTTGNGQDLGVVLGKILRIDVNGVPYKVPADNPFVKTVGAKPEIWAYGLRNPWRFSFDRGTGRLFAGDVGQNQYEEVDIITKGGNYGWRIMEGYHDYNVPAGADKSKLIAPIHEYSHDLGISITGGYVYRGNAIPSLKGLYVFGDYNGKSFVLAPDGRKWERAELQLSGRPADQLYILSWGEDEQGELYMLTSSSTSAGFKGAVYKLVKE
- a CDS encoding MFS transporter: MDNTVSPKNDPYASLRFPEFNYYLVIRFALVFALTMQFAIIEWKVYELSKDPFSLGLIGLSEVIPAVLLAPFAGHLVDKREKRGMLLKCVIAYIFISTGLFLLTWDRAVAGISRHWVLNLIYLLVFMGGTIRAFTSPSTFTLLSLLVPRQLYANASTWSSSAWQVGGVLGPALGGFCIYLFGVHWSMLLVVAIFLAPLFSLLQIKPKPVYYKSQGESFFDGLTKGMRFVWHTKVVLGAMALDMFAVLFGGAVAMLPAFATDVLHVGSLGYGFLRSAPAVGALVTMFILAHRPLVNKPGIKLLAAIFGFGLCIILFGISTSFYLSIAALLISGALDGVSVIIRQTILQLKTPDDMRGRVASVSSMFVGSSNELGAFESGFMARAMGLTASVVFGGCVTLGVVITTYIISPAMRKLDLKP
- a CDS encoding YkgJ family cysteine cluster protein; translation: MSKILEDWEQKAKDKQKANKQFLQKLQTRRGKGVEKLLPELHEEAFSKIDCLECARCCKSISPRFKGPDIKRISKHLGMKEGDFTDTYLRLDNDGDYVVKFTPCPFLGADNACGIYDVRPGDCQNYPYTDSYDFFKRPNITYENSTICPAAYYVLERLKDKMGI
- the gcvP gene encoding aminomethyl-transferring glycine dehydrogenase gives rise to the protein MHRHIGPNEAEKKQMLETIGTSSLDELINKTVPGAIRMQQPLAIPAAISESDYLRQLKAISLKNKVLRNYIGQGYFDTITPSVILRNVFENPGWYTQYTPYQAEISQGRLESLLNYQTMVSDLTGLPIANASLLDEATAAAEAMTMFFNALNKDHDHVSRAKFFVDNNVYPQTLDVIYTRATPLHIEVVVGDYKTAQFDTSYFGALIQYPNNIGAVEDYQAFIGQVHAAGAYVGIATDLLALTLLTTPGELGADAAFGSAQRFGVPLGYGGPHAAFFAVKDDFKRAIPGRIIGVSIDAQGGRALRMALQTREQHIKREKATSNICTAQALLANMAAMYAVYHGPEGLKNIATRVSLLTKALAEKLLAKGLKLSAGNFFDTIVIENAGDIKATAEAAGINFRYFANGQVGISLDETATIGDVNDILRIFDAGKTDAAGITKGTTGIPATLQRSSPYLLHPVFNTHHSESLMMRYLKSLENKDLSLNTSMISLGSCTMKLNAATEMIPLSWAHWSKMHPFAPKNQVGGYLQIAQELGEYLSTITGFDACSLQPNSGAQGEYAGLLVIRKFHESRGEGHRNIMLIPISAHGTNPASAIMAGCKVVVVKALENGYIDVADLKAKAAAHAENLAGIMITYPSTYGVYEESVKEICETIHEHGGQVYMDGANMNAQVGLTAPGLIGADVCHLNLHKTFAIPHGGGGPGVGPICVAKHLAPFLPGHVELNDGKPSNAVSAAPFGSASILLISYAYIRMLGFKGVKQASEFAILNANYMKARLEKSYDILYSGVNGTCAHEFIVDLRPFKASAGVEAEDVAKRLMDYGFHAPTMSFPVPGTIMIEPTESEDKGELDRFCDALLAIREEIRAAEEGRVDKQNNVLKNAPHTQSVITADEWNLPYGRQEAAYPLAYVKANKFWPSVSRVNNTHGDRNLICTCEPVSAYQD
- a CDS encoding ectonucleotide pyrophosphatase/phosphodiesterase; this translates as MKRIFLFVAVLLLTSTANYAQDTAQLVVEGRKNSATQQSKPYVIMISIDGFRYDYAEKYQAENLLKLSDEGVRAAAMQPSFPTLTFPNHYSMVTGMYPAHHGLVDNLFYDRQRKAVYKVGDRNAVEDGTWYTGMPLWVLAEKQQMLSASYFWVGSESAIQNIRPSYYFKYHEKTAIDQRIQQVVNWLSMPEDQRPHLITFYFPEVDHMGHRYGPDSDSVRNAVQFVDAAIGSMTEAVNKLNLPVNFIVVSDHGMTQADTVKTLSLPDVPVLKPLKVMAGNEKIMLYGNNETDIKAAYDYFKKHENHYTAYLKKGTPERWHYGEEDVYNRIGDIILLAAPGYAFRTSGKKMHPGHHGYDNNFTDMNAIFMAWGPDFKKHMRIPVFENVHVFPLVARILGLDITLPIDGKLEVLEPILNDQD
- a CDS encoding MmcQ/YjbR family DNA-binding protein, which encodes MNIEQFREYCLSLRGVTEEFPFGEETLVYKVSGKMFALSGLETFETINLKCDPEEAVELRERYEGVTPGYHMNKKHWNTVDVHSNIPNKLLLEWIKNSYDLVVASLPKKEREKLAP